Proteins from a single region of Budorcas taxicolor isolate Tak-1 chromosome 7, Takin1.1, whole genome shotgun sequence:
- the LOC128050925 gene encoding protocadherin gamma-A2-like: MAALLNLPHRGRFVLLCLLWVALWNVGAGQMRYSVPEEIEKGSFVGSVAKDLGLEPLALAERGARIVSRGRTHLFALNPRNGSLVTAGRIDREELCAQSARCLVSFNILLEDKLSIYSVEVEIKDINDNAPRFGVEEVELKITETTMPGFRIPLKSAHDADVGENTLQKYEINSNDHFSLDVRSGVDGNKYPELVLGRALDREEEAVHYLVLKALDGGDPIRSGTSRIRVTVLDVNDNAPVFTQSEYRVSVPENTPVGTRILTVTATDADEGYNAQVTYFLEKNPEETSEVFELKSSSGEITITKSLDYEDAKFHEIDIEAQDGPGLLTRMKVTVTVLDVNDNVPEFYMTSATSSVPEDSPPGTIIALFNVHDRDSGQNAFITCSLPENLPFKLERSVDNYHRLVTTRVLDREQFSSYNITVTAKDGGSPSLSTNAYILLQVTDINDNPPTFPHTSYSAYIPENNPRGASIFSVMACDPDSNDNAHVTYSLAEDTLQSAPLSSYVSINSDTGVLYALRSFDYEQFCELQLWVTAQDGGNPPLSTNVSVSIFVLDQNDNTPEILYPALPTDGSTGVELAPRSAEPGYLVTKVVAVDRDSGQNAWLSYRLLKASDPGLFAVGLHTGEVRTARALLDRDALKQSLVVAVQDHGQPPLSATVTLTVAVADSIPDILTDLGSLKPSVDPDDSGLTLYLVVAVAAVSCVFLAFVIVLLALRLRRWHMSRLLQASGSGLAGVRASQFVGVDGVRAFLQTYSHEVSLTADSRGSHVIFPQPNYADTLISQESCGKKDFLSEPQFLPEDKQETFSQVNSLPNIPVSYFAKRPKLT; this comes from the coding sequence ATGGCGGCTCTGCTAAATTTGCCACATCGCGGAAGGTTTGTCCTGCTGTGCCTGCTTTGGGTGGCCCTGTGGAACGTTGGAGCTGGGCAGATGCGCTATTCAGTGCCAGAAGAGATAGAAAAAGGGTCATTCGTGGGCAGCGTTGCCAAGGATCTCGGGCTAGAGCCTCTGGCACTGGCGGAGCGCGGAGCCCGCATCGTCTCCAGAGGTAGGACGCATCTCTTCGCTCTGAACCCGCGAAACGGCAGCTTGGTCACCGCGGGCAGGATAGACCGGGAGGAGCTCTGCGCCCAGAGTGCGCGGTGTCTGGTGAGTTTTAACATACTCCTGGAAGATAAGTTGAGCATTTATTCAGTAGAAGTGGAAATAAAAGATATTAACGATAATGCCCCTCGCTTTGGAGTAGAGGAAGTGGAGCTAAAAATTACTGAAACGACTATGCCAGGATTTCGGATCCCTCTTAAGAGTGCGCATGATGCAGACGTCGGAGAGAACACTCTCCAAAAGTATGaaattaattcaaatgaccacTTCTCTCTGGACGTGCGAAGCGGGGTGGATGGTAACAAGTACCCGGAGCTGGTGCTGGGACGCGCTTTGGACCGTGAGGAGGAGGCCGTACACTACCTCGTTCTCAAGGCTTTGGACGGGGGCGACCCTATCAGATCTGGGACCTCCCGCATCCGCGTGACGGTCTTGGATGTGAACGACAACGCTCCTGTTTTTACACAGTCCGAGTACCGGGTAAGTGTTCCAGAGAATACTCCCGTAGGCACCCGGATACTTACAGTGACCGCCACTGATGCAGATGAGGGATACAATGCCCAAGTGACTTATTTTCTGGAGAAAAACCCTGAAGAAACCTCAGAGGTATTTGAGCTTAAGTCATCATCTGGAGAAATAACAATCACAAAAAGCCTAGATTATGAGGATGCCAAATTCCATGAAATTGATATTGAAGCTCAGGATGGTCCGGGCCTTCTGACCAGAATGAAGGTCACTGTCACAGTTCTGGACGTGAATGACAATGTCCCAGAATTCTACATGACATCTGCTACAAGCTCAGTTCCTGAAGATTCTCCTCCAGGAACCATAATCGCACTTTTCAATGTACATGACAGAGACTCTGGGCAGAATGCATTTATCACATGTTCACTCCCAGAGAACCTTCCTTTCAAATTAGAAAGGTCAGTGGACAATTACCACCGATTGGTTACAACTAGAGTCCTTGACAGAGAACAGTTTTCCTCTTACAACATCACTGTGACTGCTAAAGATGGAGGGAGCCCATCTCTATCCACAAATGCTTACATTTTGCTGCAGGTGACAGACATCAACGACAACCCTCCCACCTTTCCCCACACATCCTACTCTGCCTACATTCCTGAAAACAACCCCAGAGGTGCCTCCATCTTTTCTGTGATGGCCTGTGACCCCGACAGCAACGACAATGCCCATGTAACTTATAGCTTGGCTGAGGACACCCTTCAGAGTGCACCCCTGTCCTCCTACGTCTCCATCAACTCTGACACCGGTGTCCTCTATGCACTGCGTTCCTTTGATTATGAGCAGTTCTGTGAACTTCAGTTATGGGTTACAGCACAGGATGGTGGGAATCCACCCCTCAGCACCAACGTGTCTGTGAGCATATTCGTGCTGGACCAGAACGACAACACACCTGAGATTCTGtaccctgccctccccactgaTGGTTCTACCGGTGTGGAGCTGGCACCCCGCTCCGCAGAGCCTGGCTACCTGGTCACCAAGGTGGTGGCAGTGGACAGAGACTCGGGACAGAACGCCTGGCTGTCCTACCGTCTGCTCAAGGCCAGTGACCCAGGGCTCTTCGCGGTGGGGCTGCACACGGGCGAGGTGCGCACAGCGCGGGCCCTGCTGGACAGAGACGCGCTCAAGCAGAGCCTGGTGGTGGCCGTCCAGGACCACGGCCAGCCCCCTCTCTCGGCCACCGTCACGCTCACTGTGGCTGTGGCTGACAGCATCCCAGACATCCTGACTGACCTAGGCAGCCTGAAGCCCTCAGTGGATCCTGACGACTCAGGCCTCACACTCTACCTGGTGGTGGCGGTGGCCGCGGTCTCCTGCGTCTTCCTCGCCTTTGTCATTGTGCTACTGGCGCTCAGACTGCGGCGCTGGCACATGTCGCGTCTGCTCCAGGCTTCCGGCAGCGGGTTGGCTGGCGTGCGGGCGTCTCAGTTTGTGGGCGTGGACGGGGTGCGGGCTTTCCTGCAGACCTATTCGCACGAGGTCTCGCTCACCGCGGACTCTCGGGGGAGTCACGTGATCTTCCCTCAGCCGAACTACGCGGACACGCTCATCAGTCAGGAGAGCTGTGGGAAAAAGGATTTTCTTTCAGAACCTCAATTTCTACCTGAAGATAAACAAGAAACATTTTCTCAGGTAAACTCTCTTCCTAATATTCCTGTGAGTTACTTTGCTAAAAGACCTAAACTTACCTAA
- the LOC128051030 gene encoding LOW QUALITY PROTEIN: protocadherin gamma-A3-like (The sequence of the model RefSeq protein was modified relative to this genomic sequence to represent the inferred CDS: substituted 1 base at 1 genomic stop codon) yields MFQEERAVNGYASERRCSPLKKENAAEKLVLFLVSKEQRTSKSHSEDPKLPQSSPRQSASSVTYKLGPRKSSFLEKIRLKSALGNWKPIQRKXFTKTEMTNYQRFRKCGGLALLCVLLGTLCKTGCGQIRYSVSEELDRGSFVGNIAKDLGLEPQELAERGVRIVSRGRTQLFALNPRSGSLVTANRIDREELCAQSPQCLVSFNILVEEKLNIFEVEIEIKDLNDNAPDFLTEELEIKISELTVPGTRFPLKTAFDPDVGTNSLLNYQLSPSDYFSLAVKSATDGAKYPELVLQRALDREEKKVHQLVLIASDGGDPVHSGNLGIQVTVLDANDNPPVFTQPEYRVSVQENLPVGTWLLTVNATDPDEGFNAQVSYVLDKMPGKIAQIFYLNSVTGDLSIVKNLDYEDATFYEIIIEAQDGPGLLSRAKILVTVLDVNDNAPEVTITSLTESVPEESTAGREIALINVHDRDSGQNGQVTVFVLGNMPFNLEKSINQYYRLVTARSLDREQESEYNITLRATDGGSPPLSTETHITLHVADINDNPPAFTHASYSAYIPENNPRGASIFSVTAQDPDSIENAHITYALTEDTIQGAPLSTYVSINSDTGVLYALHSFDFEQVRDLQVLVTASDSGNPPLSSNVSLSLFVLDQNDNTPEILYPALPTDGSTGVELAPRSAEPGYLVTKVVAVDRDSGQNAWLSYRLLKASDPGLFAVGLHTGEVRTARALLDRDALKQSLVVAVQDHGQPPLSATVTLTVAVADSIPDILTDLGSLKPSVDPDDSGLTLYLVVAVAAVSCVFLAFVIVLLALRLRRWHMSHLLQASGSGLAGVRASQFVGVDGVRAFLQTYSHEVSLTADSRRSHVIFPQPNYADTLISQESCGKSEPLLISQDLLETKGDPNELQVSFFLSFNILRNSYASVVIINF; encoded by the exons ATGTTTCAGGAAG AGCGTGCAGTGAACGGTTATGCCTCTGAGCGTCGCTGTTCACCACTCAAGAAGGAAAACGCCGCTGAAAAGCTAGTCCTTTTCCTTGTTTCCAAAGAGCAGAGAACCAGCAAATCACACTCGGAAGATCCGAAGCTGCCTCAAAGCTCACCCCGTCAGTCAGCCAGCTCTGTGACCTATAAATTAGGTCCACGAAAGTCTTCGTTCCTTGAGAAAATAAGACTGAAGTCTGCCTTGGGAAACTGGAAACCAATTCAGAGAAAATAATTCACCAAAACGGAAATGACCAATTACCAGAGATTCAGAAAGTGCGGAGGACTGGCCCTGCTGTGCGTGCTTCTGGGGACGCTGTGCAAGACCGGATGCGGGCAGATCCGTTATTCGGTGTCAGAGGAGCTGGACAGAGGCTCCTTCGTGGGTAACATCGCCAAGGACCTGGGGCTGGAGCCCCAGGAGCTGGCGGAGCGGGGAGTCCGCATCGTCTCCAGAGGTAGAACGCAGCTCTTTGCTCTGAACCCGAGAAGCGGCAGCTTGGTCACCGCGAACAGGATAGATCGGGAGGAGCTCTGCGCTCAGAGCCCACAGTGTCTGGTGAGTTTTAACATCCTGGTTGaagaaaaattgaacatttttgaagtagaaatagaaattaaagacCTTAATGACAATGCTCCTGATTTTCTGACTGAGgaattggaaataaaaattagTGAACTAACAGTTCCTGGAACTCGATTTCCACTTAAAACTGCCTTTGACCCAGATGTGGGCACGAACTCTCTGCTGAACTATCAGCTCAGCCCCAGTGACTATTTCTCCCTGGCTGTGAAGAGTGCCACTGATGGGGCCAAGTATCCAGAGCTGGTGCTGCAGCGGGCTCTTGACCGGGAGGAAAAGAAAGTTCACCAACTTGTCCTAATTGCTTCTGATGGTGGTGACCCTGTCCACTCTGGCAACTTGGGCATCCAAGTGACAGTTCTAGATGCAAATGATAATCCACCAGTATTTACCCAGCCTGAATATCGAGTAAGTGTTCAAGAGAACCTGCCAGTAGGCACTTGGCTGCTCACAGTGAATGCCACTGACCCTGACGAGGGATTCAATGCTCAAGTATCCTATGTACTAGATAAAATGCCTGGGAAAATCGCTCAGATTTTTTATCTCAATTCAGTGACTGGGGACTTATCGATAGTAAAAAATCTAGATTATGAGGATGCTACTTTCTATGAAATTATAATAGAAGCACAAGATGGACCAGGTCTCCTTTCAAGAGCTAAGATTCTGGTCACAGTTCTGGATGTGAATGACAATGCCCCAGAAGTTACAATTACTTCTCTCACAGAATCAGTTCCAGAAGAGTCAACTGCTGGAAGGGAAATTGCCCTTATCAACGTGCATGATCGGGATTCCGGGCAAAATGGACAGGTCACAGTTTTTGTCCTTGGAAATATGccatttaatttagaaaagtcaATAAACCAATATTACCGCTTAGTGACAGCCAGATCTCTGGACCGTGAACAGGAGTCTGAATATAACATCACTCTGAGAGCTACAGATGGGGGTAGTCCGCCACTGTCCACAGAAACACACATCACCCTGCATGTGGCAGACATCAACGACAACCCACCTGCTTTCACTCATGCCTCCTATTCTGCCTACATTCCTGAAAACAACCCCAGGGGAGCCTCCATCTTCTCTGTGACAGCCCAGGACCCTGACAGCATTGAGAATGCCCACATTACCTATGCACTGACTGAGGATACCATCCAAGGGGCACCTCTCTCCACCTACGTCTCCATAAACTCAGACACTGGAGTCCTGTATGCTCTGCATTCCTTTGACTTTGAGCAGGTTAGAGACCTGCAGGTACTGGTGACTGCTAGTGACAGTGGGAACCCTCCACTTAGCAGCAACGTGTCTCTGAGCCTATTTGTGTTGGACCAGAATGATAACACACCTGAGATTCTAtaccctgccctccccactgaTGGTTCTACCGGTGTGGAGCTGGCACCCCGCTCTGCAGAGCCTGGCTACCTGGTCACCAAGGTGGTGGCAGTGGACAGAGACTCGGGACAGAACGCCTGGCTGTCCTACCGCCTGCTCAAAGCCAGTGACCCAGGGCTCTTCGCGGTGGGGCTGCACACGGGCGAGGTGCGCACAGCGCGGGCCCTGCTGGACAGAGACGCGCTCAAGCAGAGCCTGGTGGTGGCCGTCCAGGACCACGGCCAGCCCCCTCTCTCGGCCACCGTCACGCTCACTGTGGCTGTGGCTGACAGCATCCCAGACATCCTGACTGACCTAGGCAGCCTGAAGCCCTCAGTGGATCCTGACGACTCAGGCCTCACACTCTACCTGGTGGTGGCGGTGGCCGCGGTCTCCTGCGTCTTCCTTGCCTTTGTCATCGTGCTACTGGCGCTCAGACTGCGGCGCTGGCACATGTCGCATCTGCTCCAGGCTTCGGGCAGCGGGTTGGCTGGCGTGCGGGCGTCTCAGTTTGTGGGCGTGGACGGGGTGCGGGCTTTCCTGCAGACCTATTCGCACGAGGTCTCGCTCACCGCAGACTCTCGGAGGAGTCACGTGATCTTCCCTCAGCCAAACTACGCGGACACGCTCATCAGTCAGGAGAGCTGTGGGAAAAGCGAGCCTCTCCTGATATCTCAAGATTTACTGGAAACGAAAGGAGACCCCAACGAGCTCCAggtgagtttctttctttcttttaatattttaaggaacaGTTATGCCAGTGTggttattataaatttttaa